Genomic DNA from Antennarius striatus isolate MH-2024 chromosome 16, ASM4005453v1, whole genome shotgun sequence:
AAGAACGAAAACACAGCGACTCCGTTCACAGGTAAGGATTTTATTCCGATTTAAGGAATAAATCGGATAATCTGTTTGGAAAGAAAACATCTGGGCTCACGAACACCGCGGTCAGACTCCACGATACGATGATGACGTCCGTTGGTTCCGTTTCCACCGACGCGCAGTTCTTCATCAGGGAGACAGATCTGTTAAAATCCCTGACAACGTGCTCCCGTTGGTCAGGGGCCCCCAGGGGCCTTTACTTGGTCAGGATCAAAGTTCAGATGAACAGCTGGTGGACCACAGAGTTGTTTATGGATGAATTCCACTTCTGAGAAACTGTTGTCCACCCGCCCGTAATTATGATTATAATGATATGAAGCTGTGAATCCCCAAACTTCATTTCCTTTTGattaaatagtgtgtgtgtgtgtgtgtgtgtgtgtgtgtgtgtgtgtgtgtgtgtgtgtgtgtgtgtgtgtgtgtgtgtgtgtgtgtgtgtgtgtgtgtgtgtgtgtgtgtgtgtgtgtgtaatggcaGGAAAATATTGACTCTGCAGATTTTATCCTGCTTCATTTTTCAGTTGTTATGGTGATGTTGCTGGGTTGAGAGAGACATCTTCATGACATTTAAAGTCCATAATAGTTCAATCACAACAAATTATAAAACCCAATCCCATCAACTGAGTGGTGAACCTTAGTCCTCGCTGCTGTGCTTCAGGTGGAACCAGCAGTGAATTCTGGGAGTTTGTGGTCGCAGACAGAGCGATGGATCAGTTTGAGGAGCAGGCCAAGGAGGTGGTCTCCAGACTGCAGTCCAAACAGCTCTTCCAGTCTGACTGGGACATCGCctcttttgtcatgtttttcatcttcattGGTGAGTGAAGAAGAgatgttgtcatggttacacAATCCACAGGTATAAATCCATGCAATTCAGAAAGTATTTTACTGTGTAGAGGAACATGAAGCCATCTCTCACGCTATGGGGTTTGACAAGATaagaaaaaatgtcagtgagtgaatgagtgaatgcgTCACTTTGAGGAGTCACTGGACTTGAACGTGTTTTATTAATCATGTCCATCCACCAGCTCCACCAGTCATGACTTGTTGTGTCTTCTTTGTGGTCAGGGACGGTTCTGCTGCTGGTCGTCCTGGTCCTCATCCGATGTTGCTGCTGTGGCTGTTGGAACGAGAAGGTAACCAGACACAATGCAGTGTAGAGAATAGGACACGTGGTACCAGATTATAGTTTAATgccaccatcgtcatcatcaccagtcAGACACGGGGCTCGTTTCAACAACGTGTCATGTGTTGATGAGCAGCTTCTTTCTGGTTCCTCCATAGCCTCGGAAGATTGGCATCGACAACTTCGGCATGGAGCCCTGACGGTTCCACGGCACAGATCAAGTCTCATGACGGCGGACCAGCACCGGTCTGGGACC
This window encodes:
- the smim22 gene encoding small integral membrane protein 22, which encodes MRRKSQQNKTSASAATGASGEPHTRKKNENTATPFTGGTSSEFWEFVVADRAMDQFEEQAKEVVSRLQSKQLFQSDWDIASFVMFFIFIGTVLLLVVLVLIRCCCCGCWNEKPRKIGIDNFGMEP